From one Oncorhynchus keta strain PuntledgeMale-10-30-2019 chromosome 30, Oket_V2, whole genome shotgun sequence genomic stretch:
- the LOC118363950 gene encoding C-terminal-binding protein 2 isoform X3 — protein MALMDKHKVKRQRLDRICEGIRPPILNGPMHPRPLVALLDGRDCTIEMPILKDVATVAFCDAQSTQEIHEKVLNEAVGALLYHTITLSRDDLDKFKGLRVIVRIGSGYDNVDIKAAAELGIAVCNVPASSVEETADTSLCLILNLYRRVTWMHQALREGTRASSVEQIREVAGDAARIRGETLGIIGLGRVGQAVALRAKAFGFGVIFYDPYLPDGVERSLGLQRMATLQDLLIHSDCVSLHCSLNEHNHHLINDFTIKQMRQGAFLVNSARGGLVDEKALAQALKEGRIRGAALDVHETEPFSFSQGPLKDAPNLICTPHTSWYSEQASIEAREEAAREVRRAITGRIPDSLKNCVNKEYLMAASQWPSMEVATVHPELNIASAYR, from the exons GCATCCGCCCCCCCATCCTGAACGGGCCCATGCACCCCCGGCCCCTGGTGGCCCTGCTGGACGGGCGTGACTGCACCATAGAGATGCCCATCCTGAAAGACGTGGCCACTGTGGCCTTCTGTGATGCCCAGTCCACCCAGGAGATCCATGAgaag gtgttgaacgaggcggtGGGGGCTCTGCTCTACCACACCATCACTCTCTCTAGAGACGACCTGGACAAGTTCAAAGGCCTCCGAGTCATCGTCAGGATCGGCAGCGGCTATGACAACGTCGACATCAAAGCCGCAGCTGAGCTGG GCATCGCGGTGTGTAACGTGCCGGCGTCGTCGGTGGAGGAGACGGCCGACACATCCTTGTGTCTGATCCTAAACCTGTACCGTCGGGTCACCTGGATGCACCAGGCCCTGAGGGAGGGCACCAGGGCCTCCAGCGTGGAGCAGATCAGGGAGGTAGCCGGCGACGCTGCCCGCATCCGGGGGGAGACGCTGGGCATCATCGGCCTGG gtcgtGTGGGCCAGGCGGTGGCTCTGCGGGCCAAGGCATTTGGTTTCGGGGTGATCTTCTACGACCCATACCTGCCTGATGGTGTGGAGCGCTCCCTTGGCCTGCAGAGGATGGCTACCCTCCAGGACCTGCTCATCCactctgactgtgtctctctacACTGCAGCCTCAACGAACACAACCACCACCTCATCAATGACTTCACCATCAAACAG ATGCGTCAGGGAGCGTTCCTGGTGAACTCTGCGCGGGGGGGTCTGGTGGATGAGAAGGCTCTGGCTCAGGCCCTGAAGGAAGGACGTATACGAGGAGCCGCGCTGGACGTCCACGAGACAGAGCCCTTCAG TTTCTCACAGGGCCCTCTGAAAGATGCTCCCAACCTCATCTGTACCCCCCACACCTCCTGGTACAGTGAGCAGGCCTCCATCGAGGCCAGAGAGGAGGCAGCCAGGGAGGTGCGCCGTGCCATCACTG gtCGTATTCCAGACAGTCTGAAGAACTGTGTGAATAAGGAGTATCTGATGGCAGCGTCACAGTGGCCCAGTATGGAGGTTGCGACAGTCCACCCCGAACTCAACATAGCCTCAGCATACAGGTGA
- the LOC118363950 gene encoding C-terminal-binding protein 1 isoform X2, which translates to MQGIRPPILNGPMHPRPLVALLDGRDCTIEMPILKDVATVAFCDAQSTQEIHEKVLNEAVGALLYHTITLSRDDLDKFKGLRVIVRIGSGYDNVDIKAAAELGIAVCNVPASSVEETADTSLCLILNLYRRVTWMHQALREGTRASSVEQIREVAGDAARIRGETLGIIGLGRVGQAVALRAKAFGFGVIFYDPYLPDGVERSLGLQRMATLQDLLIHSDCVSLHCSLNEHNHHLINDFTIKQMRQGAFLVNSARGGLVDEKALAQALKEGRIRGAALDVHETEPFSFSQGPLKDAPNLICTPHTSWYSEQASIEAREEAAREVRRAITGRIPDSLKNCVNKEYLMAASQWPSMEVATVHPELNIASAYRFPAGLISVAAGGLTGAGAGVEALALAHAIAPVSHPPHAPSPGQPSKAEADRDISSDQ; encoded by the exons ATGCAAG GCATCCGCCCCCCCATCCTGAACGGGCCCATGCACCCCCGGCCCCTGGTGGCCCTGCTGGACGGGCGTGACTGCACCATAGAGATGCCCATCCTGAAAGACGTGGCCACTGTGGCCTTCTGTGATGCCCAGTCCACCCAGGAGATCCATGAgaag gtgttgaacgaggcggtGGGGGCTCTGCTCTACCACACCATCACTCTCTCTAGAGACGACCTGGACAAGTTCAAAGGCCTCCGAGTCATCGTCAGGATCGGCAGCGGCTATGACAACGTCGACATCAAAGCCGCAGCTGAGCTGG GCATCGCGGTGTGTAACGTGCCGGCGTCGTCGGTGGAGGAGACGGCCGACACATCCTTGTGTCTGATCCTAAACCTGTACCGTCGGGTCACCTGGATGCACCAGGCCCTGAGGGAGGGCACCAGGGCCTCCAGCGTGGAGCAGATCAGGGAGGTAGCCGGCGACGCTGCCCGCATCCGGGGGGAGACGCTGGGCATCATCGGCCTGG gtcgtGTGGGCCAGGCGGTGGCTCTGCGGGCCAAGGCATTTGGTTTCGGGGTGATCTTCTACGACCCATACCTGCCTGATGGTGTGGAGCGCTCCCTTGGCCTGCAGAGGATGGCTACCCTCCAGGACCTGCTCATCCactctgactgtgtctctctacACTGCAGCCTCAACGAACACAACCACCACCTCATCAATGACTTCACCATCAAACAG ATGCGTCAGGGAGCGTTCCTGGTGAACTCTGCGCGGGGGGGTCTGGTGGATGAGAAGGCTCTGGCTCAGGCCCTGAAGGAAGGACGTATACGAGGAGCCGCGCTGGACGTCCACGAGACAGAGCCCTTCAG TTTCTCACAGGGCCCTCTGAAAGATGCTCCCAACCTCATCTGTACCCCCCACACCTCCTGGTACAGTGAGCAGGCCTCCATCGAGGCCAGAGAGGAGGCAGCCAGGGAGGTGCGCCGTGCCATCACTG gtCGTATTCCAGACAGTCTGAAGAACTGTGTGAATAAGGAGTATCTGATGGCAGCGTCACAGTGGCCCAGTATGGAGGTTGCGACAGTCCACCCCGAACTCAACATAGCCTCAGCATACAG gtttccTGCAGGTCTGATAAGCGTGGCAGCAGGGGGTTTGACAGGGGCAGGTGCAGGGGTAGAGGCTCTGGCCCTGGCTCACGCCATCGCCCCTGTGTCCCATCCCCCCCACGCCCCATCGCCAGGGCAACCCAGCAAGGCTGAGGCAGACAGAGACATCTCCTCTGACCAATAG
- the LOC118363950 gene encoding C-terminal-binding protein 1 isoform X1, translating into MALMDKHKVKRQRLDRICEGIRPPILNGPMHPRPLVALLDGRDCTIEMPILKDVATVAFCDAQSTQEIHEKVLNEAVGALLYHTITLSRDDLDKFKGLRVIVRIGSGYDNVDIKAAAELGIAVCNVPASSVEETADTSLCLILNLYRRVTWMHQALREGTRASSVEQIREVAGDAARIRGETLGIIGLGRVGQAVALRAKAFGFGVIFYDPYLPDGVERSLGLQRMATLQDLLIHSDCVSLHCSLNEHNHHLINDFTIKQMRQGAFLVNSARGGLVDEKALAQALKEGRIRGAALDVHETEPFSFSQGPLKDAPNLICTPHTSWYSEQASIEAREEAAREVRRAITGRIPDSLKNCVNKEYLMAASQWPSMEVATVHPELNIASAYRFPAGLISVAAGGLTGAGAGVEALALAHAIAPVSHPPHAPSPGQPSKAEADRDISSDQ; encoded by the exons GCATCCGCCCCCCCATCCTGAACGGGCCCATGCACCCCCGGCCCCTGGTGGCCCTGCTGGACGGGCGTGACTGCACCATAGAGATGCCCATCCTGAAAGACGTGGCCACTGTGGCCTTCTGTGATGCCCAGTCCACCCAGGAGATCCATGAgaag gtgttgaacgaggcggtGGGGGCTCTGCTCTACCACACCATCACTCTCTCTAGAGACGACCTGGACAAGTTCAAAGGCCTCCGAGTCATCGTCAGGATCGGCAGCGGCTATGACAACGTCGACATCAAAGCCGCAGCTGAGCTGG GCATCGCGGTGTGTAACGTGCCGGCGTCGTCGGTGGAGGAGACGGCCGACACATCCTTGTGTCTGATCCTAAACCTGTACCGTCGGGTCACCTGGATGCACCAGGCCCTGAGGGAGGGCACCAGGGCCTCCAGCGTGGAGCAGATCAGGGAGGTAGCCGGCGACGCTGCCCGCATCCGGGGGGAGACGCTGGGCATCATCGGCCTGG gtcgtGTGGGCCAGGCGGTGGCTCTGCGGGCCAAGGCATTTGGTTTCGGGGTGATCTTCTACGACCCATACCTGCCTGATGGTGTGGAGCGCTCCCTTGGCCTGCAGAGGATGGCTACCCTCCAGGACCTGCTCATCCactctgactgtgtctctctacACTGCAGCCTCAACGAACACAACCACCACCTCATCAATGACTTCACCATCAAACAG ATGCGTCAGGGAGCGTTCCTGGTGAACTCTGCGCGGGGGGGTCTGGTGGATGAGAAGGCTCTGGCTCAGGCCCTGAAGGAAGGACGTATACGAGGAGCCGCGCTGGACGTCCACGAGACAGAGCCCTTCAG TTTCTCACAGGGCCCTCTGAAAGATGCTCCCAACCTCATCTGTACCCCCCACACCTCCTGGTACAGTGAGCAGGCCTCCATCGAGGCCAGAGAGGAGGCAGCCAGGGAGGTGCGCCGTGCCATCACTG gtCGTATTCCAGACAGTCTGAAGAACTGTGTGAATAAGGAGTATCTGATGGCAGCGTCACAGTGGCCCAGTATGGAGGTTGCGACAGTCCACCCCGAACTCAACATAGCCTCAGCATACAG gtttccTGCAGGTCTGATAAGCGTGGCAGCAGGGGGTTTGACAGGGGCAGGTGCAGGGGTAGAGGCTCTGGCCCTGGCTCACGCCATCGCCCCTGTGTCCCATCCCCCCCACGCCCCATCGCCAGGGCAACCCAGCAAGGCTGAGGCAGACAGAGACATCTCCTCTGACCAATAG